The DNA region CTGAGCGGTAGCGGCACTGTAGCGGCAGCGGGTCCGGGGCCTCACCACAGGTGGGTGCGGTGAACCCGGTGCCGGCAGTCGTGACCGCAGGTGTCGGAGGGCCCCGCATCATCCTCGCCGGGTGGTCAGGTCCGTGTGGGGGTGGTCGCGGTGGGTGGGGTGCGGCCGGCTACGAACCTCTCAGCCGCTTTACGGGGGTGCCGCATCCCTGTTATGTCGGCTCGGCACAGTAGGATCGTAGGCAGAGACGAGGGAGACCCGCGCGTCGAGACGAGCGGGGCCCAGCCGTTCGTGATCCGCGGGTGCTCTGCGGCGTACGGCGCGTTTCGCCACCCGTCGGCGATCCACCCGAAGTTGCGGGTTGTCGGCCATGGTGCCGGTCCGCGCCCGCCCCGCTGCCGGGTGTCCGCCGAACCCCGCGTCCCTGTGCCCGTCGTGGCCAGGTGCGCGAGAAAGTGGCTGAGGGTGTCAGCGCAGAAGAAGCAGGAGTACGGCGCCGAGTCGATCACCGTGCTGGAGGGCCTGGAGGCCGTCCGCAAGCGGCCGGGTATGTACATCGGCTCCACCGGTGAACGTGGCCTGCACCACCTGGTCTGGGAGGTCGTGGACAACGCGGTCGACGAGGCGCTGGCGGGCCACTGCGACACCATCGACGTGGTGCTGCTGGCCGACGGCGGGGTGCGGGTCACCGACAATGGCCGTGGCTTCCCGGTGGACCTGCACCCGAAGCTGGGCAAGCCGGGGGTCGAGGTCGCGCTGACCGTGCTGCACGCGGGCGGCAAGTTCGACGGCAAGGCGTACGCGGTCTCCGGCGGTCTGCACGGCGTGGGCGTGTCGGTGGTCAACGCGCTGTCGGTGAAGATGGCCGTCGAGATCCACAAGGACGGCTACGTCTGGCGGCAGCAGTACGCGAACTCGAAGCCGTCGCCGCTGGTCAAGGGCGAGGAGACGAACCGGACCGGGTCAGCGGTCGCCTTCTGGCCGGATCCCACGATCTTCGAGACCACCGAGTACGCCTTCGAGACGATCTACCGCCGGTTGCAGGAGATGGCGTTCCTCAACCGTGGGTTGACCATCCAACTGCGTGACGAGCGGGTGACCGACGAGGACGGCAAGCACCGCGAGGTCACTTTCTGCTACAAGGGTGGTATCTCGGACTTCGTCCGTCACCTCAACAACTCCAAGAACCCGATCCACAAGAGCGTGGTCGAGTTCGGGGCCGAGGAGGAGGGCATGTCGGTCGAGATCGCCATGCAGTGGAACGAGTCGTACGGTGAGTCGGTCTACACCTTCGCGAACACCATCAACACCCACGAGGGTGGCACGCACGAGGAGGGCTTCCGGTCTGCCCTGACCAGCGTGGTCAACAAGTACGCGACTGACAAGAAGCTGCTCAAGGGGGACGAGAAGCTCTCCGGCGAGGACATCCGGGAAGGGCTCGCCGCGATCATCTCGGTCAAGCTGGCCAACCCGCAGTTCGAGGGGCAGACCAAGACCAAGCTGGGCAACACCCCGGTGAAGAGTTTCGTGCAGCGGGTGTGCAACGAGTGGCTGGTGGACTGGCTGGACCGCAACCCGGCCGAGGGAAAGATGATCATCACGAAGGCGACCCAGGCGGCCCGCGCACGGATCGCCGCTCAGCAGGCGCGCAAGTTGGCCCGGCGCAAGTCGCTGCTGGAGTCCGGGTCGATGCCGGGCAAGCTGGCCGACTGCCAGTCGACCGATCCGCGCGAGTCCGAGGTCTTCATCGTCGAGGGTGACTCGGCGGGCGGTTCGGCCAAGCAGGGGCGGGATCCGCGTACCCAGGCGATCCTGCCGATCCGCGGCAAGATCCTGAACGTGGAGAAGGCCCGGATCGACCGGGTGTTGAAGAACAACGAGGTCCAGGCGCTGATCACCGCGCTGGGCACCGGCATCCACGACGACTTCGACATCGAGAAGCTGCGGTACCACAAGATCGTGCTGATGGCCGACGCCGACGTCGACGGCCAGCACATTCAGACGCTGCTGCTGACGTTGCTGTTCCGCTTCATGCGGCCGTTGGTCGAGCTCGGCCACGTCTACCTGGCGGCGCCGCCGCTGTACAAGATCAAGTGGAACCGCAAGGGCGACGACGCGCAGTACGCCTACTCCGACCGTGAGCGTGACGGTCTGATCGCGCTGCGGCAGCAGAAGAAGCCCAACGCCAAGCCGGACGACATCCAGCGGTTCAAGGGTCTGGGTGAGATGAACTACCCGGAGTTGTGGGACACCACGATGAACCCGGCGACGCGTACGCTGCGTCAGGTGACTCTGGACGACGCCGCAACCGCCGACGAGTTGTTCAGCGTCCTGATGGGTGAGGACGTCGAGGCGCGACGGTCGTTCATCCAGCGCAACGCCAAGGACGTCCGGTTCCTGGACATCTAGCGACCTCGGTCGGCCGGTCCTGGCCCGTAACCCGGACCGGCCGGACCGAGTTATCCACAGCTTCGCGAGATTCCACAGCCGTTATCCACAGCGGTATGACGGTATAAGTCTGATAAGGGTTAACTGTGACGGATACTCCCGAGTCCTTCGACAGCGAGTCGGACAGCGCAGCAGCCGCAGCGGCCACCCCCGCCGCCGCAGCGGTCGCCGGCCACGACCGCATCGAGCCGGTCGGGCTGGAAGTCGAGATGCAGCGCTCCTACCTCGACTACGCGATGAGCGTGATCGTCGGGCGGGCGCTACCGGACGTACGGGACGGACTCAAGCCCGTCCACCGCAAGATCCTCTACGCGATGTTCGACTCCGGCTACCGGCCGGACCGGGGCTACGTGAAGTGCTCCCGGGTCGTCGGTGACGTGATGGGCCAGTTCCACCCGCACGGCGACTCGGCCATCTACGACGCGCTGGTGCGGATGGCCCAGCACTGGTCGCTGCGCTACCCGCTGGTCGACGGCAACGGCAACTTCGGCTCACCCGGTAACGACCCGGCTGCGGCCATGCGCTACACCGAGTGCAAGCTCGACCCGCTGGCGATGGAGATGCTGCGGGACATCGACGAGGACACCGTCGACTTCCAGGACAACTACGACGGGCGGGCAAAGGAGCCGGTGATCCTGCCGGCCCGGGTCCCCAACCTGCTGATCAACGGCTCCGAGGGCATCGCGGTCGGCATGGCCACGAAGATCCCACCGCACAACCTGCGGGAGATCGCGGCGGCGGTGCAGTGGTGCCTGGAGAACCCGGAGGTCGACGAGGCCGACACGCTCGAAGCGCTGCTCGGGATCGTCAAGGGCCCGGACTTCCCGACCGCCGGTCTGATCGTCGGCACCGCAGCGATCCAGGACGCCTACCGGACCGGTCGCGGGTCGATCCGGATGCGGGCCGTGGTCGAGGTCGAGGAGGACAAGAAGGGGCGCACCGCGCTCGTCGTCACCGAGTTGCCGTACCAGGTCAACCCGGACAACCTCGCCGAGCGGGTCGCCGAGCTGATCAAGGAAGGCAAGATCGGCGGGATCGCCGACATCCGCGACGAGACGTCCGGGCGTACCGGCATGCGGCTGGTGCTGGTGCTCAAGCGGGACGCGGTCGCCAAGGTGGTGCTCAACAACCTCTACAAGCACACCCAGCTGCAGGAGACGTTCGGCGCCAACATGCTGGCGTTGGTCGACGGGGTGCCGCGCACGCTGAACCTGGCGCAGTTCATCCGCTACTACGTCGAGCATCAGATCGACGTGATCCGGCGGCGGACCGCGTACCGGCTGCGCAAGGCCGAGGAACGCGCCCACATCCTGCGCGGTCTGGTCAAGGCCCTGGACATGCTCGACGAGGTGATCGCGCTGATCCGGCGCTCGCCGACGGTCGAGGATTCCCGGCAGGGCCTGATGCGGCTGCTCGACGTCGACGAGATCCAGGCCACCGCGATCCTGGACATGCAGCTGCGCCGGCTCGCCGCACTGGAGCGCCAGAAGATCATCGACGAGCTCGCCAAGATCGAGCTGGAGATCACCGATCTCAAGGACATCCTGGCCAAGCCGGAGCGGCAGCGCAGGATCGTCTCCGAGGAGCTGGGCGAGATCGTCGCCAAGTGGGGCGACGAGCGGCGGACGCAGATCGTGCCGTTCGACGGCGAGGTCTCGATGGAGGACCTGATCGCCCGCGAGGACGTGGTGGTCACCATCACCCGGACCGGGTACGCCAAGCGGACCAAGGTCGACCTCTACCGCTCGCAGCGTCGGGGCGGCAAGGGCGTCAGCGGGGCGACGCTGCGCCAGGACGACATCGTCAGCCACTTCTTCGTCGCGTCCACCCATGACTGGATGCTGTTCTTCACCAACAAGGGCCGGGTGTACCGGGCCAAGGCGTACGAGCTGCCGGAGGCGTCGCGTACCGCCCGGGGCCAGCACGTCGCGAATCTGCTGGCCTTCCAGCCGGACGAGCACATCGCCCAGGTCATCCAGATCCCGAACTACCAGGTGGCGCCCTACCTGGTGCTGGCCACCCGCAACGGTCTGGTCAAGAAGACCAAGCTGGAGGAGTTCGACTCCAACCGGTCCGGCGGGATCATCGGCATCAACCTGCGTGATGCCGACGAGCTGGTCGGCGCCGCCCTGGCCTCGGCGACCGACGATCTGCTGCTGGTCTCCAAGAACGCCCAGGCGATCCGGTTCAACGCCACCGACGAGGCGCTGCGGCCGATGGGCCGGGCCACCTCCGGGGTGATCGGGATGCGGTTCACCGACACGGACGAGTTGCTGGCGATGGCGGTCGTCCGTGAAGGTATGGACCTGGATGTTTTGGTGGCCACCAACGGGGGGTACGCGAAACGGACCCCGATCGAGGAGTATCCGGTCCAGGGCCGGGGAGGCAAGGGCGTGCTGACTGCCAAGATCACCGAACGCCGCGGTGGTCTGGTCGGTGCGGTCGTGATCAGTCCGGATGACGAGCTCTTCGCGATCACCAGCAACGGTGGCGTGATCCGGACTCCGGTGAAGCCTGTACGACGTACGCGGGATCGGAACACAATGGGGGTAAAGCTCATGGACCTCCCGGACGGCGTGACCATCGTGGCGATTGCTCGCAATGCCGACGAGCCTGACGAACAGGACTAGTTGATGACGGAGACCCAGGCGAAGTCGGGGGCCACGGGGGCCTCGGCGGCCCCGGTCGACGAGGAGTCCGCCGCTGGAGGCCCGGCAACGGCCACCGGGCGGGCCGCCGTCGGCCGGGCCAGCGTCCCAGCCGACTCGCCGGCGCCGAAGTTCACCCGGGCACCGGGCATGCCGCCCCCACCCGACAAGCCCGCCGACGACGCCGGCAGCGACGCCGGTGCCGAGGACGGATCAGCCCGAGCCGGCGGCACCGGCGACCGCGCCACCGGTGGCGCGCTCACGCTTGGCGGCGGTGCCGCCTCGTCCGGAAGGTCGGCCACGCCAGTGACGTCGGCACCTCCAGTTTCCTCCGCCCCACCGGCCAGCTCCGGGAGCGGATTCACCGGCGGGGCACTCGGTGCCACCGCCGCCAGCGGCACCGCCACCCGGCCCGGTCTCGGCGTGGGCTCCACTCAGCCGCTCGGCACGGTAGGTGCCACGAAGACAGGCACCGCGCCGGGTTCCCGCAGCGGACTCGGATCACCAACCGTACGTACCGTCGGGGCGGCCGGCACGGCGGCCGGCTCCGCAGCCGTCGGTGCGGCACGGGTCGGGGGCGACGGCGCCCGGACGGCCCGCCCCGGGGTCAGCTCGGCGGCGTCGCGCGGACCGCGTCGCGCCCGGCTGAACCTCAAGCGCATCGACCCGTGGTCGGTGATGAAGTTCTCGTTCGCGGTCTCCCTGGTGCTGTTCATCGTGGTGATCGTGGCGACGTCCGTGCTCTACCTGGCGCTGGACGCGATGGGTGTCTTCGAGAGCGTGAACACCAGCCTCGGTGACCTGATCGGCACCGGTACCGGCGAGGGCCCGACGTTCCGCGTCACCGCCCAGGGCGTGATCGGCAGCGCGGCGCTCTTCGGTCTGGTGAACGTCGTGCTCTACACCGCGCTGGCCACCCTCGGCGCGTTCATCTACAACGTCTGCGCCGACCTGGTCGGCGGGATCGAATTGACCCTGGCCGAGCGGGACTGACCCGTCCGGAGATCTGAACGCGTGGCCGGAACGGGCAAAACCAGCTCGTCCCGGCCACGCGTGACCCGGTAGTCTTCCGGGGTCCGGCGCACCACTCGTCGGGCATCCGGCGGATCCGGCCCCGAGTTGGGTGCCGTACGGCCGGTGCGGTAACCTTGCTCGTCGCGTACGGGGCTATAGCTCAGTCGGTTAGAGCGCAGAGCTGATAACTCTGAGGTCGCTGGTTCGATTCCAGCTAGCCCCACTCCACGACAGTCGAGCGTAAGGGGATCAGCCCCATGGCCAAGAAGCTCCTGATCATCGCGGCGGTCATCGGTGTGGCCGCGCTGATCGCCAAGAAGGTCAAGGAAACCAGCGACGAACGCGCGCTGTGGCACGAGGCGACCACCGCTCCCGACCTGCGCTGACCCAACCCCTGGTCCCTTCCGCACCACGGCCGTAAGCCGCCGGAGTGTCGCTCGGGGACCGTACGGGGCCATAGCTCAACTGGCAGAGCACTGCCTTTGCAAGGCAGGGGTTAGGGGTTCGAGTCCCCTTGGCTCCACCAACAGCGCCTTGACGGTTCATCCTCGGCGATTCAGCCGCTGAGTGAGACACGACGCACTGGTGGGGGTGGCTGGGCGGTACCGCCCAGCCACCCCCACCAGTGGTCAGTCGACGACGACCTCGCATTCCGCCGGGTGACCGGTCAGCCAGGACCGGATGGTGTCGTTACCGCTGTTGCCGTAGCAGGCGTCGAGTTGCGCGCCGCTGGTCTCGGCCATGTTGATCCCACCGAAGATCGTGTCGGGGCCGTCCCCACCGTAGATGTCGTCGTTGTCCTCGTTGCCGCGCAGGGTGTCGCCCCCGACCTGGCCGTAGATGGTGTCGTCGCCGGTGCCACCCCAGATCTCGTCGGCGCCACCGGTCACCACGACGCCGAGGCCTTCACCCCACAGGAAGTCGTCTCCGCCCTCCCCGAAGATGCGGTCGGCGCCCTGGCCACCGTAGACGGCGTCCACTCCACCGCCGGCACAGATGACGTCGTTGCCGCCCTGACCGTCGATGATGTCGCTGCCGGACGAGCCACGGATCACGTCCCGCCCGCCCGTTCCGTCGATCGTGCCGGAGCCACTGATGGTCACCGCCTCGCCGTCGCAGGTGTGGGTCGCGACGGCCGGCCCGGCCGGCCCGACCACCGCAAGCGCCGTGGCGACCGTCACCAGGATTCCGATACCTACGTACCTGCTCACCGTTGCTCCTTCCGCTCTGCCCGTCGCGCCGTCCGCGACCGGCGCCATCAGGATCGCGACGGTGATCACGGACGGCTCAGCGCCGCGTCACGGCCGGATTGCCGACACAGGCCTTGCCACCGACGCCGGTCCCGATCAGCCTGTTCCTGCCCGAAGAGGGACGAGCCTGTCCCACCGGAGAGGCAGGTGAGCAGCGGTGCGTTCGTCGGGGCCGGGGCATCGACGTCCGGATTGCCGGCTCGTGGTCGCCGCCGCCGGCTACGGCAAGACGACCGCACTGCTCCGTTGGTTCCCGCCGTCGAGCGCCCGCTGGTGGCGAGGGCCGGACACGACACCGCAACGGCTGCTCGACGAGATCCGGTCGCCCACCGACGACCGACCACTGATCATCGACGATCTGCCCCGGCTGTCCGCCGAAACGGCACAGGCCATGGCGGCGGTCGTCGACGACCTGCCGCACACCGCGACGGTGGTGCTGTCCGGCCGCTGGCCGCTGGCGGCCCCGGCGGCCAGCGGAGTCGGCCGGCACCGGTGGCAGGAGGTCGGTCCGACCGACCTGACGCTAACTCCGGAGGAGGTCGGTGAACTCCTCGCCGCCGAACATGGACTCTCCGATCCGGGCCTCGCGGAACACGTGCACGGGGCGACCGGTGGCTGGCCGGCGCTCGTCGCGCTGACCGCCGAGACGATACGGCTGGACGGCGTGCCATCGGGCGACCTGGTGCGGGCTGTCAGCCAGCCTGGCAGCCCACTGGCGACGTATCTGACTGGTGAGGTGCTGGCCGGACTGCCGTCGGCGGCGGTCCGGCTGCTGCGGTGCGCCGCCGACCTGACACCGTTCAGCGCCGACCTGGGTCGGGCACTGGGTCACCGGCAGGCAACGGCGACCGTACGGTTGCTGCGCCGCATCGGACTGTTGACGCGTGCCGGTGCGGCACCGGTCGTACCGGGTGGGTCCGCTCCGATGGCACGCGTCGTGCCGGTTGTCGCCGAGGTGGTCCGGCAGCGGCAACCGGTCCGGCAGCGGCAACCGGTCCGGGGGCACGCGCAGCTTGCCGCGAACGCCGCCGCCTGGTACGACCAGCATGGACCGCCGGTGGCTGCGGCCCGTGCCTACCGGCGGGCCGGTGTCGACGAGCAAGCCGCCCGTGTCCTCACCGAGCATGGCGACCGGATGCTCGCCGCCGGGCAGGCGGCCGAGGTCGCGGAGCTGGTCACCGGGCTGCCCGAGCCGCTCGTCAGCCGTCGGCTACGACTGCTGCTCGGCGACGCGTTGCGTACGATCGGCGACCTGACCGGTGCCGAGCATGCGTACGACGCGGCGCGTGGGTCCGACTGGGACGCTGGTCTGGCCTGGCGGGTGGGGCGCATCCACTATCAGCGTGGAGACGCCCAGGCGGCGCTGGAAACATTCGCCCGTGCCCGCGTCGGTGAAAGTGACGGTGGCGGGGACAGCGACGGCGGGGGCCGGCCGTCCTCGTCGCCCGACGTGGCTCTTCTGCTGGCCTGGACCGCGCATGCCCAACTGCTGGCCGGCGAGGTCGAGGTCGCTACCGGGTACGCCCGGCAGGCGCTCGCCACCGCAGCCGCCACCGTCACCTCACCGACTGGGGACCGCACCGGCAGCGACGGCGCACTGGCCACCGCACACCTCGGCATGGCCCTGTGCCGGGCGGTGGCAGGCGACGCCGCCGGCAGCGAGGAGCACTTCGCGATCGCGCAGCCGATCGCCGAACGGATCGGCGACGTGCTGCTGCTCACCCGCATCCACACCAACCGCACCTATCAGCTGCTGCGCACCGCCCGGTACGCGGAGGCGCTGGTGGCCGCGCAGCTGTCCGCCCGGTACGCGGCCGTCGCCGCCGCGCCCAGCCTGCACGCGATCGCGATCAGCAACGAAGCGGAGGCGTTGGCGATGCTCGGTCGCTACGACGAGGCGGCCGCACGGTACGCGACGGCGCTCACCCGCTACCAGCGCGCGGGCTCGCGCCGGTTTGCCAACGCCCTGCTGGGCATGGCCGAGCTGTACCGCCGTCGGGGCTGGCGGGAACAGGCCCGCGCCGGCTACGAGGAGGTGGTCCGCGTCGGCGAGGCCATGGGTAACACGTACGTGCTGGTGCCGGCGTTGGCCGGACTGGCGCTGGTGGTGCTGGACGACGACGCCGTCGCGGCGGCCAGCTACGCGCACCGGGCCACCGACCTGGCCGTCGAGGAGTTCGCCGTACCGGCACTGTTGGCAAGGGGGTGGGTGGCCCGACGCGGCGGCGACATCGTCGGGGCCGCCACGCTGGCAGACCGGGCGGCCTAGGTGGCGAGGGGCCGGCGGGACCGGGCGGGGCTCGCCGACGCGCTGGAGTTGCGGGCGGCGGCGGCGACCGATCCGGTCCGGGTCCGCGAGGCGTTGCGTGAGGCACAGGCGATCTGGAGCGGGACCGGGGCGCAGCTGGAGGCGGCCCGCCTGCTCGTCGCGCTCGGGCGCCTGCCGACCGCCGGCACCGACGACCGGCTGGAGGGCCTGCTCGCGGCCGAGCGGCTCGCCGCTGCCGGTGCCCTGGTGGACCGACCGGGGATGCGGACCGTGCCCGCTGGCACCACAGCGATGGATGGCACCGTGGCGACGGCCGCCACCGGGACGTCGGACGATGGCGGGGTCGTCATCCGGGCGCTGGGCAGGTTCGAGGTCCGGATCGCCGGCCGGCCGGTGCCGGCGTCCCAGTGGCAGTCCCGTAAGGCCCGTGACCTGCTGCGGATTCTGGTCGCCCGGCGGGGGCGACCGGTTCCCCGGGGCGAGCTGAGTGAGCTGCTGTGGCCGGGCGAGGAGCAGGAGCGGACCGGGCACCGGTTGTCGGTGCTGCTCTCCATCGTTCGAGGAGTGCTCGATCCGGCGAAGGATCTCCCGGCCGACCATTTTCTCGTCGCCGACCAGGGCAGCATTGCCCTGGACCTGACAAAGGTCCGGGTGGACGTGGAGGACTTCCTGGTCCAGGTCGCGCACGGCCGTCGGTTGCTGGAGCGGGCAATGGTGGAGCCGGCGCGGACGATGCTCCGCGCCGCCGACCGGGAGTACCGCGCGGACGT from Solwaraspora sp. WMMD791 includes:
- a CDS encoding BTAD domain-containing putative transcriptional regulator encodes the protein MARGRRDRAGLADALELRAAAATDPVRVREALREAQAIWSGTGAQLEAARLLVALGRLPTAGTDDRLEGLLAAERLAAAGALVDRPGMRTVPAGTTAMDGTVATAATGTSDDGGVVIRALGRFEVRIAGRPVPASQWQSRKARDLLRILVARRGRPVPRGELSELLWPGEEQERTGHRLSVLLSIVRGVLDPAKDLPADHFLVADQGSIALDLTKVRVDVEDFLVQVAHGRRLLERAMVEPARTMLRAADREYRADVFEDEPYDDWSRPLREQARAAYLDLLRMLARADRAGAVGCLLRLLERDPYDEPAHRGLVRALVAAGQHGEARRAFDRYAEAMREIGVRPPDRLLLMPTRPRPGSAAVQ
- a CDS encoding DUF3566 domain-containing protein, which produces MTETQAKSGATGASAAPVDEESAAGGPATATGRAAVGRASVPADSPAPKFTRAPGMPPPPDKPADDAGSDAGAEDGSARAGGTGDRATGGALTLGGGAASSGRSATPVTSAPPVSSAPPASSGSGFTGGALGATAASGTATRPGLGVGSTQPLGTVGATKTGTAPGSRSGLGSPTVRTVGAAGTAAGSAAVGAARVGGDGARTARPGVSSAASRGPRRARLNLKRIDPWSVMKFSFAVSLVLFIVVIVATSVLYLALDAMGVFESVNTSLGDLIGTGTGEGPTFRVTAQGVIGSAALFGLVNVVLYTALATLGAFIYNVCADLVGGIELTLAERD
- the gyrB gene encoding DNA topoisomerase (ATP-hydrolyzing) subunit B; this encodes MSAQKKQEYGAESITVLEGLEAVRKRPGMYIGSTGERGLHHLVWEVVDNAVDEALAGHCDTIDVVLLADGGVRVTDNGRGFPVDLHPKLGKPGVEVALTVLHAGGKFDGKAYAVSGGLHGVGVSVVNALSVKMAVEIHKDGYVWRQQYANSKPSPLVKGEETNRTGSAVAFWPDPTIFETTEYAFETIYRRLQEMAFLNRGLTIQLRDERVTDEDGKHREVTFCYKGGISDFVRHLNNSKNPIHKSVVEFGAEEEGMSVEIAMQWNESYGESVYTFANTINTHEGGTHEEGFRSALTSVVNKYATDKKLLKGDEKLSGEDIREGLAAIISVKLANPQFEGQTKTKLGNTPVKSFVQRVCNEWLVDWLDRNPAEGKMIITKATQAARARIAAQQARKLARRKSLLESGSMPGKLADCQSTDPRESEVFIVEGDSAGGSAKQGRDPRTQAILPIRGKILNVEKARIDRVLKNNEVQALITALGTGIHDDFDIEKLRYHKIVLMADADVDGQHIQTLLLTLLFRFMRPLVELGHVYLAAPPLYKIKWNRKGDDAQYAYSDRERDGLIALRQQKKPNAKPDDIQRFKGLGEMNYPELWDTTMNPATRTLRQVTLDDAATADELFSVLMGEDVEARRSFIQRNAKDVRFLDI
- a CDS encoding DLW-39 family protein, with amino-acid sequence MAKKLLIIAAVIGVAALIAKKVKETSDERALWHEATTAPDLR
- the gyrA gene encoding DNA gyrase subunit A; translated protein: MEPVGLEVEMQRSYLDYAMSVIVGRALPDVRDGLKPVHRKILYAMFDSGYRPDRGYVKCSRVVGDVMGQFHPHGDSAIYDALVRMAQHWSLRYPLVDGNGNFGSPGNDPAAAMRYTECKLDPLAMEMLRDIDEDTVDFQDNYDGRAKEPVILPARVPNLLINGSEGIAVGMATKIPPHNLREIAAAVQWCLENPEVDEADTLEALLGIVKGPDFPTAGLIVGTAAIQDAYRTGRGSIRMRAVVEVEEDKKGRTALVVTELPYQVNPDNLAERVAELIKEGKIGGIADIRDETSGRTGMRLVLVLKRDAVAKVVLNNLYKHTQLQETFGANMLALVDGVPRTLNLAQFIRYYVEHQIDVIRRRTAYRLRKAEERAHILRGLVKALDMLDEVIALIRRSPTVEDSRQGLMRLLDVDEIQATAILDMQLRRLAALERQKIIDELAKIELEITDLKDILAKPERQRRIVSEELGEIVAKWGDERRTQIVPFDGEVSMEDLIAREDVVVTITRTGYAKRTKVDLYRSQRRGGKGVSGATLRQDDIVSHFFVASTHDWMLFFTNKGRVYRAKAYELPEASRTARGQHVANLLAFQPDEHIAQVIQIPNYQVAPYLVLATRNGLVKKTKLEEFDSNRSGGIIGINLRDADELVGAALASATDDLLLVSKNAQAIRFNATDEALRPMGRATSGVIGMRFTDTDELLAMAVVREGMDLDVLVATNGGYAKRTPIEEYPVQGRGGKGVLTAKITERRGGLVGAVVISPDDELFAITSNGGVIRTPVKPVRRTRDRNTMGVKLMDLPDGVTIVAIARNADEPDEQD
- a CDS encoding calcium-binding protein, encoding MSRYVGIGILVTVATALAVVGPAGPAVATHTCDGEAVTISGSGTIDGTGGRDVIRGSSGSDIIDGQGGNDVICAGGGVDAVYGGQGADRIFGEGGDDFLWGEGLGVVVTGGADEIWGGTGDDTIYGQVGGDTLRGNEDNDDIYGGDGPDTIFGGINMAETSGAQLDACYGNSGNDTIRSWLTGHPAECEVVVD